Genomic segment of Chitinophaga varians:
TTCGGTTTTGGTTTCGGCTTTTCTTTCTGCGCTGATGGTGATGGCTTTTTCATCTGCATTGATCTTAAAGTCTTCTTTCGCAAAGCCAGGCGCCACTACATCCAGCAGAAACGCGTCTTTGGTTTCTACGATGTTCACAGGAGGATGGGTAGAGAAGAAATCGCTGGTCAGGAAATCATCTTTTACATATTTGTTCCATCCATTGTTAAAAATGTCTTCAACTAATCTGGGAAGAGGGCTGTGGTTGAATTTTACGTGTGTCATAGTCTTTATCAATTTTTTTAGTGTGAAATCAATTTTGTTGTTCAACGATGACTACAGATCAAATGGGATACCATGCCAACAAAACTGCTATTTTGTTAGTAAAAACGTTACAGATACTGACATTATGTCGTTTTGATTGTTTGATTTGTGTCAAAAAGTCTTTTTGTGAGATCGATTTTTTACTTTTTGCTCCTATATCTTTAACTTTGTCGAAAATCTTAACACAAAAAACTATAATAATATGTATCCTGCGGAACTAGTTATGCCTAGAAAGGCTGAGTTGACTGATAATGGATTTGACGAGCTGCTGACTTCCGGCAGTGTAGACGATACGCTGAAGAAAGAAGGCACCACGCTGGTAGTAATAAACTCTGTATGTGGCTGCTCTGCTGCCACTGCCCGTCCGGGTGTATTGATGGCTGTAGCGCACAGTGAAAAGAAACCGGACAGACTGACGACCGCTTTTGCTGGTTATGACCTGGAAGCTGTACAGCAGATCCGTACGCACCTGCTGCCTTATCCTCCATCTTCTCCGTCTATCGCCCTGTTTAAAGACGGACAGTTGGTACATTTCATTGAGCGCCACATGATCGAGGGCCGTTCAGCACAGATGATTGCTGCGAACCTCGCTGACGCATTTGAACAATATTGCTAATACTTTAATTCCGGAATTCCAATTCAGAATTTCGAAATTACATCGTACTTTGGTGGTTTGATTTTCCTTGTTGACTAATTCGGCTTTGTTCATAGGAAAATTCAGATCACCAATTTTTTTTGGGCTATGTATCCTAATTTATATTACGCTTTCAGAGATCTGTTCGGTATAGAGATTCCTGTTTTTAAAATCCTTCAGACATTTGGTTTTTTTGTGGCCGTTGCTTTCCTGGCAGGGGCTTATGTACTGACAAAAGAATTGAAGCGCCGTGAACAGCTGGGCTGGTTGAAACCTGTTTCCCAGACTGTACTGACGGGCGGTCCGGCCACTACCGGCGAATATATCAGCAATGGCATCCTCGGGTTCCTGCTGGGCTGGAAAGGTCTTGGGCTGATACTCAACTGGGACAAAGCGTCCCAGAATTTTCAGGGTTTTATCCTCTCTGCTGAAGGCAGCTTTCTCGGCGGCCTCGCCGTGGCAGCGATACTGGTCTTCCTCAAATACAACAGCACCAAAAGCCAGAAAGGAACAGCACCCAAAAAAGAAACCGTGAGCGTATGGCCCCATCAGCGCGTGCCGGACATTATCGTAATGGCAGCTATCGCGGGACTGCTGGGCGCTAAAGTGTTTCATAACCTGGAGAACTGGAACGATTTTGTTCAGGACCCCATTGGCGCGTTGCTCTCGTTCAGCGGCCTAACCTTCTATGGAGGCCTGATAGTGGCCACGGTCGTGATTTTGCGATATGCCCGCAAAAAACAGATCAGCATTAAACACCTGATAGACAGTGCAGCGCCGGCCCTTATGCTTGCTTATGCCATCGGCAGGATGGGATGCCAGTTTGCCGGTGACGGTGACTGGGGCATCTACAACAGCGCCTATATCACCGATACGACCGGTCATGTGGTGCAGGTACAACCTGCTGAATTCAACAATGCTGTTCAGCGGAATATTGCATTCTTCCAACAACAATACAGCGATACTGCTCATATTCCCCATGCGGCTTTTGCCAAGCCCGCAGCGCTCAGTTTCCTGCCTGACTGGTTTTTTGCCTCCGGTTATGCCCATAATGTGGTCAATGAAGGAGTACCAATGCCAGGCTGTGAAGGTCCCTACTGCCGCGTACTGCCCGTTGGCGTATACCCCACACCGTTATATGAGATACTGGCCTGCCTGCTGCTTACCGGCGTGCTCTGGGCTATCCGTAAGAAAATTACCATACCCGGTGTGATCTTCGGGATATATCTCGTACTGAATGGCCTGGAACGTTTCTTCGTGGAAAA
This window contains:
- a CDS encoding BrxA/BrxB family bacilliredoxin encodes the protein MYPAELVMPRKAELTDNGFDELLTSGSVDDTLKKEGTTLVVINSVCGCSAATARPGVLMAVAHSEKKPDRLTTAFAGYDLEAVQQIRTHLLPYPPSSPSIALFKDGQLVHFIERHMIEGRSAQMIAANLADAFEQYC
- a CDS encoding Hsp20/alpha crystallin family protein codes for the protein MTHVKFNHSPLPRLVEDIFNNGWNKYVKDDFLTSDFFSTHPPVNIVETKDAFLLDVVAPGFAKEDFKINADEKAITISAERKAETKTEGDKQVRREFNFKSFKRSFSISDAVDVNRIQAKYDNGILKVTLSKKENKQDAPKEIVVE
- a CDS encoding prolipoprotein diacylglyceryl transferase, producing MYPNLYYAFRDLFGIEIPVFKILQTFGFFVAVAFLAGAYVLTKELKRREQLGWLKPVSQTVLTGGPATTGEYISNGILGFLLGWKGLGLILNWDKASQNFQGFILSAEGSFLGGLAVAAILVFLKYNSTKSQKGTAPKKETVSVWPHQRVPDIIVMAAIAGLLGAKVFHNLENWNDFVQDPIGALLSFSGLTFYGGLIVATVVILRYARKKQISIKHLIDSAAPALMLAYAIGRMGCQFAGDGDWGIYNSAYITDTTGHVVQVQPAEFNNAVQRNIAFFQQQYSDTAHIPHAAFAKPAALSFLPDWFFASGYAHNVVNEGVPMPGCEGPYCRVLPVGVYPTPLYEILACLLLTGVLWAIRKKITIPGVIFGIYLVLNGLERFFVEKIRVNTKYNIFGFHPTQAEIISFLMIVGGIIWIWYCRKKNAAVATAS